attaatagtataatttgactagattgcccttatttaattttactagtatgatgtgcaactattaaagtATACTTAGATAGaaaagaatgtaattaatagagaagagttgtggttggttaatatgaaaggtgataagtgagagaaaatgtattaaatgagggtataggtggaaaaaattagcaaaaaatgcattggttttcgaaaacaacaaacattttgggatattgaaaaatagtgcaaaacaacaaactttctggaacggagggagtattttttAGCAGAAGTCCTGTAATTCACCTTTTCCATGTCTCTTGAATGacttatttgtttgtttttcattttttttgcaTTCATTACTAGGCTTACTCTCTGCTTAAAGTGGCATTCAAGATGTTGATGTattctttctttttggaggtTAACAGTGTGTGTCATCAACAGTTTGCTCTTTGTTAAACTTCAGGTGCCAGAGAACAAAGAGCATAAAGCTCTTTAGAGTTTCTGCGATCAAGAATGAGTAGAGGAATGGCATCATTAACTCAAACCCATTATCCAATAAATACCTCCACTCTCAGGAGGGCACATCCTAGAAgccaaaaattattgaaatcTGGAAAACTGTTCCAACTTCAAGGACTCTCTTTTCCTAGTATTCACATTAATCAGTCCCGCGTATGCTGCACAAAGTTAACTCCATGGGAGCCATCGCCTGTCACATATGCTCCTACGGATAAGCAAAGTGATAATTTCTTGCAGAATAGCGCCAATATATTTGAAACCCTTGATTCTAGTGAAACAGCAGAGTCTCCAACAGCAAATGCTGAAGGGCTTAAAGAGACAAAATATCAGCCAGGCCTGCAGCTTCAGTTTTTAAAATGGCCCATGTGGCTTCTGGGCCCTTCCATTCTCCTTGTGACTGGCATGGTCCCAACATTGTGGTTGCCAATATCTTCAATCTTTCTTGGCCCAAATATAGCCAGCCTACTTTCCTTGATTGGACTTGATTGCATCTTCAACCTTGGCGCAACGCTCTTTCTCCTCATGGCGGATTCTTGTTCCCGGCCTAAGAATCCGATGCAAGACTGTAAGAGCAAGGCTCCCTTCAGTTACCAGTTCTGGAACATTGTTGCAACTCTTACTGGATTTGTTGTCCCGTTGTTGATGATGCTTGGCTCTCAGAAGGGCGTTAGCGTTCTGCAACCTCAACTACCGTCCATCTCATTTGCAGTTCTACTAGGTCCTTATCTTCTTCTCTTGTCAGTTCAGATTCTGACTGAGATGTTGACTTGGCATTGGCAATCACCTGTCTGGCTTGTTACCCCTGTCATATATGAGTCTTACCGTGTCTTGCAGCTGATGCGGGGATTGAAGCTTGGGGTTGAGCTCAGCGCGCCAGCATGGATAATGCATTCGATTAGGGGGCTAGTGTGCTGGTGGGTGCTAATTCTCGGTTTGCAGCTTATGAGGGTTGCTTGGTTTGCTGGTTTAACTGCTCGAGCTCGGAAGCAGCAACAATCTTCTTCTGATACTTCTGTTGCCAATGGTGAGTTGGTGATGACTGATTGATATTGTTGTAAACATATTCTGGAAGACACAGATTAAAGGTTAAGTAGACATAGTTTTGTTTTAGCTATGGGTGATTTATCCCATCTGTGGACCATACTGATAGTGATGCACATCGAATTGCCATATATACAACTAAACTATATACAACTAAACTAGGTATAAGGCTTATATGATAACTGGGATTTATAATGAATGGTTGTCCTTGTTTTTCCAGTTGTGAATAAGTTGGTTGATCTGGTTGTTTCCTCAACTTATGTATGGGGAAGAATTACGTACTTGTTGAAGAAAACTTTATGGATTTATTATTTTTGATAAATTGTAGGTGATATATTGGAGCTTAAATGAATCACTTGTTATTATGGCTTTTCCAGCTAGCAAGTGGCGGAACTGGACCATAATATTTGGAGGGGCCAAAgtatttaaatttatgtttttgTAGATAGCATTTTTACCACCACTTTTCTGACCACTTTCATTTGTTACAATACCTGTTATATATTCTCCTCATCTATCAGTACTATTCTAATTTCTAAATTTCTCTAACAGCCCCTTCGTTTCTCATTGCAATTCTGCTTCCTCTATGTCAGCAGCCTCTTTGATTTGATCCTAACATTCCTCTAAAACAATTGTTACCTCAGAGTGTCTTAATTTTCTCTGGTAGAAACCCAGTTCACCTTTGCCACCACTATTATTAGCATGAGGTTGTGGCCAGTATTGACTAGTAtctcaatcttcatcttctgcttcttctaaTTCCACATATGAAATATACCAACAccattgaaagttgaaacaaaaACTCTGCATATCTTGAAATTAAAGCTCCATCTTTATGTATGGATGAATGTATATTGCAACTTATATCAAAACAGAATCACTGATTAATTGGCATAGTTGAGAGGGTGAAAATTTTGTGGGAAAGAAAATAATGAAATCAAGGAAGAGATGAAAGAAGACTGAATAGAAACATGATCAAAATTTTACCTGAGTCCAAGTTAAATAAACTCCTAAACTTTAGAAAGCCATATGCTAATGTGcttccctttttttttaataagaaaaatatGATTGAATTAGAAGTACAAGACCCAATACAccaagaaggaaaagaaaataatcaGATACATAAAGGCAGTGAGTTGCTTGAAGATGACACACTGCCAAGAAAACCCCGTACCATAATGATCCCACATTTACACCCAACAGAAGAAAATCACATTGCATAACAAAGCAGCAGAGAGGGGCAATTAACATTTTCAACTTGGCCAATTATCTGTGCCAACCAGTGACCAAGATGTCGAGACCAATATAATGAACCATTCGATAGCTCCCAGTGGATACTTAGCTAGAGTTGCTTTTGCTTTAGAGACCCAGTTTCTTATGTGCTTCCCCTTACTTCTCATGCCCCACACCGGTAGTTCAATTAGAGCATTTCCAATGAAGATCTAAAATTGagatcttaaaataaaatatggatTTTGTTAGATCCCACCCCGTGAcgaatttaaaaattttatgtTGTGGGGGAAATATGCTTATGAAATTTTTATAGGAAAAACATAACACAttatcattaaaattttaaaatacatCATAATTGTTTTCTAGGAGattttcatattttgaaaaCTTTGCACATTTTTTATTCTCAACAGTTTCAAATATCTAAAGGAGCCTTGGCGCAAGCTGCTTGTTGTCATGTGATTGAGATCATAGGTTCAAGACCTTGAAATAGCCTCTTGTGTAATAAAAAGGTTAAAGGTGCGTATAATGCATGCACCTTCCTAGACCCTGGGTATGCTGGAGCATTGTGCCTCGGGCTGCCCTTTTGTTAACACAATCAAATATCTTTGTATACAAGCAACTAAACCATCATTTAACCATCCATCTCCCATACAATTTTGTTCGATTCTTGATAATATTCTTAATGGGGAAAACTCTTTCAACTGTTGCAATTTTTACTGGTAGTATATATAGGCTTTCCATAGAGTAGTTTTAAAACTAGTCGTCAATTGCTATTTTTGTAAGAAGTGGCATGAGTAAGGAGAGTGGATGAAAGCGAAAGACACGAGAAATAGCCTTCTCAAATTTGAGTGAGTCTAGGCGCTGGAGGCATCTTTGATTGAGTGGGGGCAATTTGGACTGAGTGGGAGCAAACTACACTTGGTATTCATATACTTAACTATATTATtagtcaattttttaaaaatcacgTGGGGGCATTTATGCTCTATATGCATCTAACATTGATCCACCATTGGAGGTATCCTACATGATATGAGATCTTTAGTAAAAGCTAAAATCTGTGTCTTAGCTCAAGTGCTTTCAAGTGGgatatgaaataaaataatatttgattCTCTCATTCAATACTAGAACCAAAGTGAAAATAAGGAGGGAATGAAACTGAATCATTTTAATTAACATGAACAATATACAAATTACAACCAGAGTcagaaaaatggaaaaaataaaCCGTAAAAGCATGTATGCCGAGCACCGCCACTGATTTGTCATGCACCATCGCAGATCTGCCATGAACTGTCCTCACCGTCATGACATGGCTGTTGCGGATCTTCCACTCCATTGAAGCTTCAGATCTGCGACGAGTAGGAGTCGAGAGAAGAGAGGAGATGGGTCCAGATCAGGGGTACGATGGATGAACAAAGGTGTGATGGAGGAGAGGATATGTGGTTTAGTGCGTGTGGCGAGAGGACCAGAGAGAGCTTCCCCTTCTTTTTGTCGTTTTTTGCCAAGTTCAACATTAtgtagaaataaataatataaatatattgggtattGTGGGTCCAACCAAAAGTGAAGTAAGATCTCAAACCATTGGAGTGAAATGTGCATCGGGACCTTATGAGTGTCtgaaatcctatgtggcagtcCAGAGCCCCAAAAGTTGAGTTAAGCCCCAAAATAAGatctcattttttaaaatactcttaatttttaaaatatttttgggaGGGCAGTGGCACTGCCCTGTCCCAATGATGTTTCGCCACTGCCAACTAGAATGTACTCAGtatatttcaaaataattgtCACTTTGAATAAAAAGAATTGGAGTAAGTACCCTTACTACTTTCAGTTAAAAGCATTTTAGTAGATGCTTAAGGGATACATGTTAAGTTAACTTAAATTGACTTTCATTTCAATGCATGAGTACAGTTTCAATTACTCAAAGTGAGTGTATATGGCTAAAGTGGAGAGGGATACTATATGATTTGTGATTTGTCACTTTTGGGGTTCTTGGTTGTGTTCTGAGTTTTAGGTTTGAGTGTTCTTAGTGATGATGATAGCTAGAGCAAGAAGAAAGGAAGGAGAGTAGGATTTGAGTAGAAGATAAAATCAATGCAAATATTTGGTCCTTGCATTATAGAAAATTATTGGTTTTAGTATCTCTATTTAAAAAGTGGAGAATTGACAAAAATTCCATGTCAATAAAATTGTCCATGTGGTTGCATGAGTGTGCATACACATCATCACTAAAATAGGTGGAGGGACCAAAACATGAATATTTCCATAACTTAGGAATTTTTGTCTATAAATATTTTAAGAGGGACCATAACAAATAATTTCTCATTTTATAGGGGCTTAAACAcatttaattctttaaagtttTTATCTACATATATTatcatttttaaatataaaatttataatatttatgttACGACAAGAGAAAAACGTTTCTTGTTTTTTAACAATTGTGTATacctaccaaaaaaaaaacaattgtgTATAATagtcaaatcaattttaaatgagtaactgttttttttttttgaaatataaatGAGTAACTGTTGATATGACTTTtattgatattaattttttctgTTATTTAAAATATCTTGATAAAATTGAATAATAAATATAGGTAAAGACACTTTTTTTTGCACTTTGGAAAGCACTTCATGACCAAGGTGAGAAAGTCAAAATAACtctaaacataaaaaaaaaataggtagCTAAATTAGTAGCTAAATTGGTTGGTTTGagttgaaaataattaattcaagGAATTTGCAGGATCGTTTTGGTCATTGTTCAAGAGCAACAGAGGCGGCAATATGGGACATGTGCCTCACGATGTCGTTAAGAGTTCTCAACAACGACTTCTCCTGAACCTTAAACCCTTCCCACATAAGGCACATGTCCTAGGAGCCCTTAATGACGACTTCTTCTCACTCCAGCGACTTCAGCCTTCTTCCATTTGCCTCCCACTACGCTCTTCTCTTCCACCACCTCCTTCCGTCGGGTTCCCCATTATGACCACCTTCAACATATTATGAGCTCCATCAGGGTTTGACGATTTTGCAAGGCTATGCTAGGGTGATTACAATTCTAATATTATCTCTTGTGTGgggcaaaaataaaatataatattacaatTTCATCAAGTTACTAGATGAAAATTTGAGCCAATTGTTTAAATCTTACGGTGTATAGAAGATCTTTCACCAATAAAAGAGTTAGTAGCTCAAAGTGCAAGGTTAACAATGCAACacataaacatattttttataaaaagctAAAAGTGCAAGGACAATGCTACACCTAAATAGTTTTTTGTACTATTTAGTCTtataagctttttttttttacataaatttTGTACAACACTTCTTGCTAAAGAAAGCAATTCAACTTACACAAAACTTTTCCAAAAGAATATATACTTTATTTTAACAATCCAACAACAAAGATAATACCAAACttgaaaagaaatataaaaaagtaaaatgaaAGAAATTTAGACAAGAATTAAGAAGGAAGATAAACCAAGAAAAGAGAAAGCATATAATGGGTGTAGCCCATCATTATCAATCTACTAAAAATATGCTAATGGGTGTTATATGattttataaagtatatataCTTTATTTTAACACACCAACAAGAAAGATAATATCAACCTTGGAACGATatataaaaaaggaaataaatttaaacaaGAATTAAAAAGGAACATAAACAAAGAAACAAGGCAGCACATCATGAGCGCAGCCCATCAAactactaaaaaaaatatagtaaagGGCGTTCAATGATTACAACATTACATATGTACAATATATAGGATATAGagattaaatatgttttggtTTCTCTAGCTAATTattaacttttcaaaaaaaaagctaattattaattttaatctttttttattgatttggtCTCTAAATTGGTAAATTGTTAATTTTCGTCTTCATCAACTTTTGCGACATTATAAAGTATAAACTGTTACCAACACATTTTGTGGTGGAATGACGGGCTAACAACCGTCACTAATATACAAAATACGTATGAAAGACTATAATATAATAGTTCACTATTTTTTATGAACAAAAATCAACGAAAATTTAAAGAGTGATGAAAATCAATAATCCGTGAAGaggataaaaatatatttaacactagattttaaaatagaaaattattattattttttgctcAAGTGCTTTATTAATAATCTTAATAAAAAGACGAAATTACCCTTCCAAAAGACACAGATATATGTACACAATATCCCACGTTGTTGATTTGTAAGTTGCATCTTTCTGATTCTCTAGTCTCTACCTACGACAGCGGTTTTTCCTCGCCGGAAAACCGACAGTGATCTTTGTCTCCGGCGACTCCCCTCCGATCCCTCCACCATGAGTTCCGGCGAGCTCTTCCACATACACCCTCAGGAGCTTCAGTTTCCCTGTAAGCCTCTTCGATTTGTTGGCTTTTGAGTGTTCGGTTTCTGCTACTGGGTCTTGTTctaatttcttcttttttctttcttttcttggttTTGGATTTGTGAATAGTTGAATTGAAGAAGCAGATCTCATGCTCCTTGCAGTTGTCTAACAAGACTGATAACTATGTAGCTTTCAAGGTTCCAATCTTACtctcaattttttctttctttctggctcagttttgattttatttttcatttatttccaGAATTTTTTAGTTTGTAAATTTGTTTGTGTGTTATGGAGACCTGTAATTTTGATTTGGGGGTGGAATTTATGGTGTTGATTGCAGGTTAAGACCACAAATCCCAAGAAGTATTGTGTTAGGCCTAACACTGGAGTTGTGTTGCCTGGGTCTACATGTGATGTTACaggtttctttttctctctttctttttaccctttttcCCTTCCTTACTCTCCATGTTGCACACACAAGCATATAAAGCATGTAAAGAGGAACAATCTTTTGTTTGATTATGTGTCCCAGCTTAAACCCTTGTTTGTATGTGTGGTGACTGGTGAGATAATTTGATCTAGGGtgtaaacagcttaattaagcacgcTTATCCCTCAaatgcttattcataagttaatttgaaactTATTAAAATAAGTTGAAATGAAGTTATGGATAAACATGcactcttattc
This portion of the Lotus japonicus ecotype B-129 chromosome 3, LjGifu_v1.2 genome encodes:
- the LOC130749121 gene encoding uncharacterized protein LOC130749121 isoform X2, with product MSRGMASLTQTHYPINTSTLRRAHPRSQKLLKSGKLFQLQGLSFPSIHINQSRVCCTKLTPWEPSPVTYAPTDKQSDNFLQNSANIFETLDSSETAESPTANAEGLKETKYQPGLQLQFLKWPMWLLGPSILLVTGMVPTLWLPISSIFLGPNIASLLSLIGLDCIFNLGATLFLLMADSCSRPKNPMQDCKSKAPFSYQFWNIVATLTGFVVPLLMMLGSQKGVSVLQPQLPSISFAVLLGPYLLLLSVQILTEMLTWHWQSPVWLVTPVIYESYRVLQLMRGLKLGVELSAPAWIMHSIRGLVCWWVLILGLQLMRVAWFAGLTARARKQQQSSSDTSVANGDILELK
- the LOC130749121 gene encoding uncharacterized protein LOC130749121 isoform X1 — protein: MSRGMASLTQTHYPINTSTLRRAHPRSQKLLKSGKLFQLQGLSFPSIHINQSRVCCTKLTPWEPSPVTYAPTDKQSDNFLQNSANIFETLDSSETAESPTANAEGLKETKYQPGLQLQFLKWPMWLLGPSILLVTGMVPTLWLPISSIFLGPNIASLLSLIGLDCIFNLGATLFLLMADSCSRPKNPMQDCKSKAPFSYQFWNIVATLTGFVVPLLMMLGSQKGVSVLQPQLPSISFAVLLGPYLLLLSVQILTEMLTWHWQSPVWLVTPVIYESYRVLQLMRGLKLGVELSAPAWIMHSIRGLVCWWVLILGLQLMRVAWFAGLTARARKQQQSSSDTSVANGELVMTD